ccaattagttaagcaattgaatcaattaattaagcaatgtaaccaattagttaagaaattaaaccaattagttaagcaaccaaagtggtctttccggtaaggcggtcttacacaaaagttgccgtattatttttatgttgattGAGTAGTGTTgttggttagggtttgggtgaaaacctaataatgattgatttgggtaaatgagtttgaatttggtgatgttgcatgattaaattattgtttgtttgagcatactcaaactttgttgtatgcaaattagctacttgtgtatgacttagattttggggtagttgactttaggaaaatcgaGGGATCGTGACCTAAGTTGACTATTGTTTGGTTTGTGCTTAACCGTGACCTAAGGGTAGTTGTGTGTAGGACGGGAGTTCGCATTTGACTATTCTAAGAATTGATCCAAGGCGGGAGTCATTTGGGGATCTATTTCTAACCAACGCATCATTCATACTTTGCTTATGCATCATCATTCTTAATTGTTGCTCGTATACTTGTTTCATTATTGTTGGTGTTTGATCTCATTCCTTGACCATGCTTGCCctttggtagttagtttagttttagttggttagttgacttttCCAACCCTATTCCGACCTAActtgttgttcgattagcataaattagcgcaccttagtccttgtggatttcgacccttacttgccgctttacttgtgtttagtggttagtttaggttttttttttgtttgattaggagagactagtaacgacctagttttcccaGGGAGTTTCTTGATGAGAATGTAAATGATAACTTGAATTACTTATTATGCAGTTAGTGTATATTGTCTGAAATTTTCTGAACCAGTACATTCCTAACATGCCAGAAATACGCTTGTAAGTTGTGTAAGTTGTATCATTTTCTGTAATGTTTCAGGTTTATGCAGAGATATTTGTGATTTCCTCTGACTAAATAACAGGGTAGTTTGGACAAACAAAACTCCGGAAAATGACAATCCCGGAGATTGTTCAAGGGCTTCTCAGACGTAAGAGAAACAACGAGTGGCGATGGGAAAGGCCATGTAACAGGAGGACTTAATTAGATAAGACTACAGCTTGATCATTTTGTGCATATAAGCAAGTTAATCATTTAGATGTTTTTGTGAAGGGCTAAAACTTATCCTATCcaatttccctcaaaaaaatgaACTAATTTAATCTTGTATTCATGTCCACGCAATTACGATAACTTGTTGTTCGATTAGAATAATCTAGTTCGCCTAttccttgtggatttcgacccttattttttgctttacttgtgtttagtgattattttagatttttgtttgattaggagagactagtaacgaaCTAGTTTTCCCCCGATCACCCCTGACCCTAGAAAAAAGTACTGATCCGTACATTATATAGCGTGCACGATACATTGATACGAAacgggaaaaagaaaaaaaaaggacagTAATTTAACATCATTAACTTTTAATAAAGTTAACCAAGTCATCCCCTCAAACAGTCAAGATCATCTTCTATCTATCAGACTATCATCATAGTCGGCTACGCCAGAAGTTTGAGGGATTGCATCAAACTTTTTCTATGTGTTCTTCCTTATTTTACTCCAATTCTTCCTAGAAATCTTGTCTTAATCATTCAACCTTCCTAAAATCTTGtcctaatttaatttatttttcctaaatttaaattattcctCTTTGCGTTCCCAGAAATCTTCCTCCTTTCTTAACCTAATCCTTCGTACAGTTCTAATGTCAACACCTCGtgataataaaagaagaaaaacggATACCCAGGATCATGACATCATGCCTGAACCAGGTTTGTCGtcaaaaaatttcaattttttgttatatttatGGCTTGTTATTTTTTTGACGACATATTGGTTGCTTTAGaaagttaattaatattgaatgaTTGAATATTAGTTTGCTGATTGCTTGTTTCCTTGTTAGTAGCTGAAATTTTGTTGCTTTAAAAAGTTGAATTGTTGCTTGTTTCCTTCATGGTAGCTGAAATTTTGTTGCTTTAAAAAGTTGAATTGTtacttgtttccttctttatgaATGTTTGCAATTATCTGTAAATTGGTGCTTGTATTTCGTGGTTATGGCACTTTATCTTGTCTGATAAAGattatgttgttgttgtttgaaaAATTAGGTGACGAAGGTTCTCGCGGAGATGAACATACTGCTATTGCTAGGACAGAGGTTGATGACAAGGTTTATGTCCCTGATGAACAAGAGGCCCCAAGTAATGTTCGTTTTATCTGTATATGTTGTATGAATGCTGGTTTTACAGCAGATGTTTAATGTGATACATGATATGTGACATTCAACATGTGATATGCTGTAGGTGATAAAGTTCCAGAGACAACTATAAGCAAGAGCACTATCAGAGTTTGTAGTAGCTCAACTACATCGAGAGTTCCGGAGACGACTATAAGCAGGAAGAATATCAGAGTTTGTAGTGGCTCAACTACATCTGGAGATAAACTGGTTGCTGATGCTGGAGACCCCTTGGATGGTGGTATACATCGCTTTCATCATTACTCGTTGATTCAAATTACTATTGTGTGGTGTTAACTGTTAAGTCGGAACTTGTTCACTTAAGATGATTTATATGATGGTTAGATAGGTCTAGACTGAAATTCAAACAAACCGACTTTGTCGTATGCTGATTGCTTTTTCTTGATGTCATTGTTTCAAAATGAATTTGATTTGGGAATATGTGGCCAGATGCTTCTTGGTGATCTTTTTTTTACCAAGTGTAGTATTTATTGTTGAAGTGAATCCTTTTGAACAGTTTCTTTACTTAATTCACCTTGAATTATTGATAAGTGCCATACGGAACATCCTCTTATAAATAAACATGTTAAAACGTCTATAAACTTGAATGCCTTGTGAGTGGTTTTCTCTTTTGACAATTGGTCATAGAGTTCACCTTTTTCTTTGACAATTGGACCTTTTCTAGTTGGATAGAGATGACCAAGTAACAGATAGGAGATCCATTTGATTGTGAAGTAGATTCACTTGGTGTCTCGGAATAGATCCCCATACCCTTTTCTGATATTCTGATTGAGATCACATAAGTTGAGTTATCTACACCCAACGCATAGGAGTTAAAGTCATGCAAGCTAATTCTCATGTTTGTAGTTTAGTGATGTTTCATGGATGACAATTTTCCTTCATTCACTCAATAATTTACTATGTAGCTGTTCTTGCTGTTAAATGTTAGTACTCATTTGATGATTTCAAATGCAGGTAATATGTCCACCACTTGTCCTTGGGCCTTACCCTCTATTACAGTAGCAAACCCCAAACCTCTCCCCAAGCCATGTCCAGCTTCTACAAGAATACAAGTTGGGGATTTTACTGTTTTTTTGGTTCCCCGTGTCAAATTGGACTTTCATTTATTCTGTGAAGAAGATAAAATGGTGACAAGACAAATGACACGAGAGATTGTAACATCACTATTTTCTAGCCCCCGGATATTTAAAAAAAGTATTTCTGTTCCGTACGAAGATGTTAGGGTACGTCTTTTGTTCAATCAAAAAATGAAGGGTAAACTAACAATGTTGGCTGATGGCAGATTCTTTTTTAGACCCCCTAACTTACAAAACACTAGCGTGCTTTTGAAATTAGGGAACGAACTTTTTGAGAAACTTGGTACGTTTGAAGTGACCGATAACGGCACTCTCTTCGTAGT
This genomic stretch from Spinacia oleracea cultivar Varoflay chromosome 3, BTI_SOV_V1, whole genome shotgun sequence harbors:
- the LOC110799140 gene encoding uncharacterized protein isoform X2; this translates as MSTPRDNKRRKTDTQDHDIMPEPGDEGSRGDEHTAIARTEVDDKVYVPDEQEAPSDKVPETTISKSTIRVCSSSTTSRVPETTISRKNIRVCSGSTTSGDKLVADAGDPLDGGNMSTTCPWALPSITVANPKPLPKPCPASTRIQVGDFTVFLVPRVKLDFHLFCEEDKMVTRQMTREIVTSLFSSPRIFKKSISVPYEDVRVRLLFNQKMKGKLTMLADGRFFFRPPNLQNTSVLLKLGNELFEKLGTFEVTDNGTLFVVKVFPPSFSEDATQMKCAISGLTEDPPAIILNGIPSHWFAEQPDSSKPSKRLLCIFLETFGKIRDLDVVPDENFGKDERNFYSTKKEDSISTVVYCKVIVHYKEYEHCYNALKFLCSHSLQKGSGIADYEVSWKEEDLCPRFLSLQKEDPRMKFVWKDKRDVSADHEKVDFEEFQALKHKMIMLEEELEDVMARLEKFEALKSNGALP